TGGTAAAAGCCACTCAACTTCCGATTATTAACTAGTGGTTCAATCTTTAATCCCACAGATAAACTCCGATCCGATCCGAACAGAACTGTTTTTgtgaaattacaaaaaaaaagagggcaCCAATCAGTAATAAACTTGATGTGGCTCGGCAAAAAGAAGAAcaagccaaaagaagaagctGTGGAGTGCTACTTAGATTGCTGCTCGCCAGATGCAATTGCAGGCTCATCTTTCTCTGAGCGTGAAACAGCATCTTCCAAAGTGTTGGTAGAAACGGCCTCAAGCGTCCTATAAAACTCTTCAGGAAGAGGTCCAGGTCGATGCAAGGGTATATGCTTTGGAACTGGAGCATCATTTTCGATAACTTCACATTCATAATCATCTGGGATACCCCATGGTTTCCACTCTGCACTTGAAACAAAGACACCCAAGTGACCAAAACATCAAATCGGCAATATTTAACTGGAGACTTCCTCCAATATTAGATGGCTCCAGTTTCAAGCCATTTGAACCAGTATAAACTTGGAATTGGCATCAAGATTAGTAAAGATAACGACTCTGGAGTGACAATATCAGAGTAGAAAAAGCATTACATCCTCTCGACATTTAGAACATCTACGTTTGTCAAATGTGGTTTGAAAATTTAAATACATAACCACCAATACAACAAGACAAATATAGACAATAGCCATGAAGCTGATCAACCAAGACCAGCAAAATACTTCTTTTGTTGACTAGATCATGCACTCCCAAGTCACAGATCAATTTGCGATTAGTTCACGTCAATTTTTCACTGTTTACCATTTGAAAAGGAGCAAAATAGAAGAAGAGATGACGAGAGCTTTTACTTCTTGACTCACTCAATAAGACATTACTACTTAATAGTTTGCTCGCTCAATTCTATTAAACTAGGGTGCTTGGTTTCTTCTGACCTGTAACTAGACATATGAAGGAACCTTGAGGTTCTTCACAGCTGCCGAGAAATCAGATAAGAAAGCAAATTGCAATCCAGATTCTCATAATCAATTAGAAAACAGATTGTTACAAATATTACTAATACCAACTCATCAAACAATTACCACTACCCTACTCCTAAGATAACCATTCACCTATCAAAACCCAAAGTTCTATTTTATGCTCTGACCACTCCCCGGAAAACTCCCAAGTCCTTTCAaagaagtaaaaaataataataataataataatcagtGGTCAATGCACAAGAATAGTTAACAACTCTCTCTAGCTCCACTGCCCTCATCATCCCCAAAACTAAAATGTCTATAGATTCAAAACTGAATAGGATGAAAGCTTCCAATGTCAGCCCAAGTCTTCGAAAACTTATAGCAAAGAAGATGCAAACTTAAGCTTTTTTTGAAACCGTACAATGTCATCTTCTCAAAAGCTCGTTCTAtatcctcaaaaaaaaaaaaaaaggatagaagACCAAGCAGTAAGAAAGCATACAATTAACTGTAGAACATCCACTATTTCCCAAAGCAACACCATTTTCCCCCTCCCTCCCCTACAAGCAGTCCACAAACTTTCTCAAGAGCAATTAAACCAACCAGAAAATTTTATTTGAtcactttttaaaaatatatatatttttcacgGCAGATGCAGGGAAAATGCCAcgcatttaaaaaataataataataataaacaacGGAAGCGACTAGAAAATCATTcttaattatttgaaaaaaagaaaatgaaatgtaGAATGCGGATACCGATCATGTGGCCGATGAGCTTGAGTTCATCCTTAGCCTCTTCAATAAGCTCTTCGACCTGGCCGCAACCCAGACGCTTCTCGATCGATTCCCAGTCCTCTTCCTCCCGGCACACCTTGAGCCGGTGGCGGGTGAAGCTTTCCACAGCCTTACGATATCCTTCATCCTCGGGGACGGCCTTGATCTCCTCTAGGGTTTTGCTATACAGACTGATTAAAACCTCCCTAGCATTTGGCACAACATCTAGCCCTACGATCCCCGTCGTCTCCTTCACCTTCGCCATCATCATTAACGGCCGAGCCACCCTCCGCAGAAACATTCTGACTCGCTCTTTCTCTGGACAAGTTGACTCGATGGGCAGATCGTTCTGTGGCTCGCTTGCTCACTCAGTATTGGAATGGAAGTCAGAGCTGAAGTCTGAAGATTACCAAGCTACACTCCGAATTGGTTCCCTTTACTTTTCCAGTAAAAGGTGCGAGTTACTCATTGGGCCATTTTGGATTATGGTCCAGCACCCAGGAGGCCGGATATTATGGGTTCTTTTGATTTCGTGTCCAAGTGTATTCATTCAGGGCTCACATCCAATGTTCGGCCTGCTTTTGGGGATATCTCGAAGGCACATATGGGGTTTTTAAACAAGTGTCCTAGCACAATGTTCGCCATGTGTATGCTCACTGTTCGAGATAATCAATTTTAAGTTTAAAGGAGTAGTGctaatttttcccttttaacCTTCGTTAATTGTTCctatttgataattcaattcaacacttaaatttaatggattcagatcttaacatattcagatgtgtttgataacaaaaattgaacatctggaTTAATTAAGTAATACTAAATTTTTCAGACAAAATTtactataaaaaataaataataaactattcacttattacttaACGTAATACgcactcaaatgtatcaaatttaatatttaacaattcaataacgtAATAGATTCACAATTCGAATTAcatatttcagttttatcatACTCACCCTAAGtagagctgttaaacgaacCGAGCTGTTCGGTAGCTCGGTTCGTTTCAACTCATTCGTGTTCGTGAAAGGCTCGTTCGAAACCTTAAACGAACGGAGTTCGAACgaatttttttgttcgattaataatcgagcgaatacgagcatgttcgcgaattttaacgaacgttcgcgaacatgaacataattatcatttgacaaattttagggttaattttatagctggacttttatatttggagggcaaattgctttgttttatttgttgtttttatgttaatgttagttatatagttaatgaataatagaatttagtcacttagtgttttaattattttttagaatgatTAATACGAGTTGAATACGAACTCGAACACGAACTTTGCTTAACGAGTCGAACACGAACAcaggtttggagttcgaaaattaACGAACGAACACGAACGTTGTTCGAATCACTTAACGAACAGAGTTCAAACATGAGATACTCGGTTCGATTCGATTCGTTTACAGCTCTAACCCTAAGTGTCTTTGGCCTTTGGTATCATCAGATgggcaatgttgaaaaataACCATTTAACAAACATCGGATTTTCGCTCTCTACATGCCACATTCCAAACCGGACTAGACAAAACTATACATATTCAATGTGCGAGAGGTCGATAGACCCGTCCATACGCCTACGAAGTCTAGTTGCCTTATTTAGTAGGGAAGAGTGAAATGCCAAAAAGATGGAGCGCCACCTGGACAATTAATTGGAATATAGTGGGAAGAAATACTTATCATTTTCTCCCTGAGACCCTCTCGTGTTAGCTTTATAGAGTTGAGGTGCGAGACTTTCATTTAAATTGAAGTTCTTGCTTATTTTACAATACCAGGGACGTTCCTATTAATAAACACGCGTTCGAGCTTATTTGACATCCAGCTTAAACTAGAAACTTCAgaatttatttaaataaatggGTATAGATATatccaattatccatttatttaaaattctatttatttttttgcatgTTATTTGACAAGAAATAATGGTATTTGAGTGTTATTAGATTAGtaagaaatttaaatttatttgcttaacaCTTACTAAAAGTTGagtttaaatgtataattatttttaaataggTATAAATGGATGAATTGAATCAATCTATTATCCACCAATTAAATGAATTTAATTGAATACTCATTTAGATCAATTCAAAATTAATGGATGAATTATTGATGAACAGATTTGAAGAAATCAACATAATTGAATTGTGATTAACGACTCTAATTGTCCCTAAGAACAGATGATGATGAGAAAATAGAGTGTGGGAATCGGTTTTAGGCGTGCGTGTCTGTCTATAAGTGACGTGTATTGTTTGCGCTCAAAGAGCGAAAGTTGACTTTCTTCCGCTTCATAATGAAGACAAACTACTATCATTCATACAAGACTAAGCCGAGTCCATTAAATCTTAAAAGCACATTAGTATCTCCGCTTTTTTCTTGACTTTCCTTGTGTAGCTAACAACAACATATATCCGTTCCTAATAAAATTGAATACATTAGTATTCaaacttatttgattattttaacgagtttaaaattttatttattttttttacaagaTCGAGTTTGaacgaattttttttattgaatttaaagGTTATCAAACATAAAACGTTATTCAAGTTCGGTTTGACTAGTTGATAAATCAAGTTCTAACGAGCTTTTATCAGATCGAATAGTTTGTTCATCTTTAAGCTCTAATAACAAGAAATGACATGTTTGTTCATTAAGCTTTGCATTGTATTATACAGTAGATTCATTTCCAATCCAATCTGCTAATATATTGGGCTAAAGATGAAGTTGTTGAATTAAAATATTCGGCACAAATTTACAAAATGAATCTC
This Coffea eugenioides isolate CCC68of unplaced genomic scaffold, Ceug_1.0 ScVebR1_596;HRSCAF=1297, whole genome shotgun sequence DNA region includes the following protein-coding sequences:
- the LOC113758595 gene encoding probable NADH dehydrogenase [ubiquinone] 1 alpha subcomplex subunit 5, mitochondrial, encoding MFLRRVARPLMMMAKVKETTGIVGLDVVPNAREVLISLYSKTLEEIKAVPEDEGYRKAVESFTRHRLKVCREEEDWESIEKRLGCGQVEELIEEAKDELKLIGHMIEWKPWGIPDDYECEVIENDAPVPKHIPLHRPGPLPEEFYRTLEAVSTNTLEDAVSRSEKDEPAIASGEQQSK